In Chrysoperla carnea chromosome 2, inChrCarn1.1, whole genome shotgun sequence, the following proteins share a genomic window:
- the LOC123291847 gene encoding protein amalgam-like — protein sequence MFGPSLLPLFIFVLCTFPFVHLKPEPIPDQLGSYYDNLPNDEASDEGDEYDSYDDNEGIISPTDDENAKIISVPKRISALEGDNVEFECQTDKQGLSFVVQWFKGKQLIFQDDLFALSRDLKGHYRKSDNNTLTILNVTAEDKGDYICQVKAAKDLTIKHHLTVKIPPKIVRILPNDNYQAVLNDRLNMVCEATGSPPPKVNWAKQGERLPQLNKRNSSIITFENIKLHDAGTYQCMADNQVGDPAISQITIRVAHKPQIEIEKSTISSEKDYTSVLTCIARATPPALTEWFKDGKRIETNEKYNISNQGHYHILQIKKTEQSDFGKYTCESKNGLGTTKKVIELTASPVPIKFEAEPKGHKAIFKWSFQSLAPILLYDLQVKYPNSHYIGVFNDDCNPGKEPVGNIYSVQCEYDAPAVGEYEAKVSAKNTYGESHYKIIKFKIDPAPENISTGSGNSLQTTFVLYLLAAVTVNLYSKL from the exons tgcaCTTAAAACCAGAACCAATACCGGATCAACTCGGTAGTTATTATGATAATCTCCCCAACGATGAAGCGTCCGATGAAGGAGATGAATATGATTCGTATGATGACAACGAGGGTATCATATCTCCAACCGATGATGAAAACGCAAAAAttattagtgtacctaaaagaATTTCAGCTTTAGAAGGAGATAATGTTGAATTTGAATGCCAAACTGACAAACAAG gCTTGTCATTTGTCGTACAATGGTTTAAAGGGAAACAATTGATATTCCAAGATGATTTGTTTGCATTAAGTCGTGATTTAAAAGGTCATTATCGTAAATctgataataatacattaacaatattaaatgtaaCAGCTGAAGATAAAGGTGATTATATTTGTCAAGTTAAAGCAGCAAAAGATTTAACCATAAAGCATCATTTAACTGTTAAAATTCCACCAAAAATCGTTCGGATTTTACCAAATGATAATTATCAAGCCGTATTAAATGATCGATTAAACATGGTTTGTGAGGCTACTGGCTCACCACCACCAAAAGTCAATTGGGCAAAACAGGGTGAACGATTACCACAACTAAATAAACGAAACTCAAGTataattacatttgaaaatattaaattacatgaTGCTGGTACTTATCAGTGTATGGCTGATAATCAAGTTGGCGATCCAGCTATTTCACAAATTACAATTCGTGTTGCAC ATAAACCACagatagaaattgaaaaatctaCAATTAGTTCTGAAAAAGATTATACATCAGTGTTAACATGTATTGCACGAGCAACTCCACCAGCTCTTACAGAGTGGTTTAAAGATGGTAAAAGAATTgaaacaaacgaaaaatataacATCAGTAATCAAGGACACTATCATATATTGCAAATAAAGAAAACTGAACAATCAGATTTTGGAAAATACACATGCGAATCGAAAAATGGTTTAGgtacaacaaaaaaagttattgaattgACAGCGTCACCAGTACCAATTAAATTTGAAGCAGAGCCGAAAGGTCATAAAGCCATTTTCAAATGGTCATTCCAATCACTTGCtcctattttattatatgatttaCAAGTCAAATATCCCAAT tcacaTTATATTGGAGTATTTAATGATGATTGTAATCCTGGAAAAGAACCAGTTGGAAACATTTACTCTGTACAATGTGAGTATGACGCTCCAGCAGTAGGGGAATATGAAGCAAAAGTTAGTGCAAAAAATACTTATGGAGAATCTCATTATAAAATCATCAAGTTTAAAATCG atccAGCACCGGAAAATATTTCTACTGGCTCTGGAAACAGTTTACAAACTacgtttgttttatatttattggcaGCTGTAACAGTAAACTTGTATTCAAAACTctaa